TGTATATGTACATTGCACGTTCAAGCATAAAATGTATTAATTGAGTCGAAGAACTTACTTGGATTAATCCTGAACTTGAATATGGATTGCCTGTCTTAATAAATTTAACTATACTTGTATTTGTATTTTTATTTTTATCTTTAATTATACGATACTCTTTCAGCTCACCTTTTACATTTATTAATTCTTTATACTCCGCTTCAGATAAATAAGGTGCTTTATAGGAATCTCCTAATATAACCTTTCCATTATCATTAATAATCACTACATTAATATTACGGTCAGATATTTTATGTATAATGAATTTTGATTTTTCTCTCACTAATTCAGGGGTTTTTAGTCCTTTTATTATACTCTTGTCAACATTATGAATCCTTGACTCTAAAAACTGATCTTTATTATTATATAGAAACTGTCTCATTATCATATATTGTGAAATTCCCATAATTAATAGTAAAAAAATTAGTATTAAAAAAGACCTTATTAACACTTGCCATTTTAAACTTCTTATATCTAATCTATTTAATATCATCCTACTACCACCTTATATCCTACCCCTCTAATAGTACGAATAACATTATGATCCTTATCACCAATTTTATCGCGCAAATATCTTATATATACTTCTACAATGTTTTCTTCTCCATTAAATTCAGGCCCCCAAACCTTTTCGATTATAGTTTGCTTACTTAATACTAACCCATCATTAACTAATAAGTATCTAAGCAAATTATACTCTGTAGGAGATAAAGATAAAACTTTACCTTGAAAGCTAATTTCATGGGCTCCATCATCTATAAGAAATAATCCTACACTTATTATATTAGCTAATTCAGGAAAGCAATTACGCAATCTAGTATTTATGCGAGCTAATAACTCCTTAAAGCTAAAAGGCTTACCCATATAATCATCAGCCCCAAGTTCTAAACCAAGAACACGATCATCTATATCATCTCTAGCTGTAAGCATAATAATAGATGTTTTTATCAGTTTTTTAATCTCAGAACATACCTTGTATCCATTCATTCCTGGAAGCATAATATCAAGTATAATAATATGTGGATTTATTTCTTTTGCAATTGAGGCAGCGCTGTTACCCTCAAAATGAGTGTAAACCATAAATCCTTCTGCTTCTAACCCCATTTTTATAAATTCAGCTATACTTTCTTCATCTTCTATTATTAAAATCTTTATTTTTTCTTTCATAAATGCCATGAATGCTTCTCCTTTTTTCTAGTTTAACTTAAGAATGTATTAGCATAATATGTATTAAATAAAACTTCTATCTTCTTTTATTATTACCAAATATAATTCTATTGTAACGCAAAATGGAGAGATCACTTTAAAATGAGTCTCTCCTAAATATATTTATTCTTATAATCTAAAGTATTTCCTTAGTATCATTTTCACTCTTTGAATTGTTGCAACAGCTTCTCTTGTTGTTACCACGCATCATCATATACATCATGAAGATCATCATTACTGGACATATAAATGGTGCTATTTTTCCAAGAAAGCCCCCTAGGCTAGAACTATACTTTGTTATAACTGGTAGGAAAATCATAATTACTATAGGTAAACCACAACAA
This genomic window from Clostridium cylindrosporum DSM 605 contains:
- a CDS encoding response regulator transcription factor; translated protein: MAFMKEKIKILIIEDEESIAEFIKMGLEAEGFMVYTHFEGNSAASIAKEINPHIIILDIMLPGMNGYKVCSEIKKLIKTSIIMLTARDDIDDRVLGLELGADDYMGKPFSFKELLARINTRLRNCFPELANIISVGLFLIDDGAHEISFQGKVLSLSPTEYNLLRYLLVNDGLVLSKQTIIEKVWGPEFNGEENIVEVYIRYLRDKIGDKDHNVIRTIRGVGYKVVVG